A genomic segment from Sorangium aterium encodes:
- a CDS encoding molybdopterin molybdotransferase MoeA: protein MRDVRMRGFREQTAVERALEVLERRIQRLGDELAPIGEAAGRVAAEPVRARVSVPHFVRAAMDGYALLGEATAGAAAFAPVELALVGASFPGRPHAGAIRRGEAVRITTGAPVPEGADAVLVAERAEEGAGRDGAAVVRAREPVPSGKHVAAIGEDVLEGAEVVPAGRRLRPQDVGVLASTGVAEVRVVRRPSVRILITGDELLPPGSTPSGACIVDTNSLVLSALARRDGAEDIAVAYVPDRREAVRAALEGASGDVVLVSGGSSVGSEDHAPLVLAELGEVVVHGVAMRPAKPAGFGFLHGGRPVFLLPGNPVSCLCAYEFFAGPSIRALGGLPRAWPHRRRRCVVASEIVSQPGRVDYVRVRVEGDRVFPIATSGASILSSTTRADGVVVVQAEEAVIGEGAEVEVLLYDA, encoded by the coding sequence ATGCGCGACGTCCGGATGCGGGGTTTTCGCGAGCAAACGGCGGTCGAGCGCGCGCTCGAGGTCCTGGAGCGGCGGATCCAGCGGCTCGGTGACGAGCTGGCCCCGATCGGCGAGGCGGCCGGGCGGGTGGCGGCGGAGCCCGTGCGCGCGCGGGTCAGCGTGCCGCACTTCGTCCGAGCGGCGATGGACGGCTATGCGCTGCTCGGCGAGGCGACCGCCGGCGCGGCTGCGTTCGCGCCGGTGGAGCTCGCGCTCGTGGGCGCGTCGTTCCCCGGGCGCCCGCACGCCGGCGCGATCCGCCGGGGCGAGGCCGTGCGGATCACGACCGGCGCGCCGGTGCCGGAGGGGGCGGACGCGGTGCTGGTGGCGGAGCGCGCGGAGGAGGGCGCGGGCCGCGACGGGGCCGCGGTCGTGCGGGCGCGCGAGCCGGTGCCGTCCGGCAAGCACGTCGCGGCGATCGGCGAGGACGTGCTGGAGGGCGCGGAGGTCGTGCCGGCGGGGCGCCGGCTGCGCCCGCAGGACGTCGGCGTGCTCGCCTCGACCGGGGTCGCCGAGGTGCGCGTGGTGCGCAGGCCGTCGGTGCGGATCCTGATCACGGGCGACGAGCTCCTGCCGCCGGGGAGCACGCCGAGCGGGGCGTGCATCGTCGACACGAACAGCCTTGTGCTCTCGGCGCTCGCGCGCCGTGACGGCGCGGAGGACATCGCCGTCGCGTACGTCCCCGACCGGCGCGAGGCGGTGCGGGCCGCCCTCGAGGGGGCGAGCGGGGACGTGGTGCTGGTCTCCGGCGGGTCGTCGGTCGGCTCGGAGGACCATGCGCCGCTCGTCCTCGCGGAGCTGGGTGAGGTGGTGGTCCACGGCGTCGCGATGCGCCCGGCGAAGCCGGCCGGGTTCGGCTTCTTGCACGGCGGGCGGCCGGTGTTCCTGCTGCCGGGCAACCCGGTGTCGTGCCTCTGCGCCTACGAGTTCTTCGCCGGCCCGTCGATCCGCGCCCTCGGCGGCCTGCCTCGCGCGTGGCCGCACCGGCGGCGGCGGTGCGTTGTGGCGAGCGAGATCGTCTCCCAGCCCGGGCGCGTCGATTACGTGAGGGTGCGCGTCGAGGGAGATCGGGTGTTTCCGATCGCGACGAGCGGCGCGTCCATCCTGTCGTCGACGACGCGCGCGGACGGCGTGGTCGTCGTGCAGGCCGAGGAAGCGGTGATCGGCGAGGGCGCCGAGGTCGAGGTGCTGCTCTACGACGCCTGA
- a CDS encoding sialate O-acetylesterase has protein sequence MLMGQSNMAGVADKQASDQNSDDRLKVLGGCNQPAGQWNVANPPLNDCPGEKGWNLSTSVDPGIWFGKTLLGKLPEGDTIGLVGTAESGESINTFISGGTHHQMILNKIAKAKTAENARFAGIIFHQGESDSGQSSWPGKVVQLYNEVKEAWGVDYDVPFILGELPAGGCCSGHNNLVHQAADMLPDGYWVSQDGTKVMDEYHFDHASVVLMGTRYGEKMIDALGW, from the coding sequence ATGCTCATGGGCCAGTCGAACATGGCTGGCGTCGCGGACAAACAGGCCAGTGACCAGAATTCTGACGACCGGCTCAAGGTCCTCGGCGGATGCAATCAGCCGGCCGGACAGTGGAACGTGGCCAATCCGCCGCTCAACGACTGCCCTGGTGAAAAGGGATGGAACCTGTCGACCTCCGTCGACCCGGGCATCTGGTTCGGCAAGACCCTCCTCGGAAAGCTGCCTGAGGGGGACACGATCGGGCTGGTCGGCACGGCCGAGAGCGGTGAATCGATCAACACGTTCATCTCTGGCGGCACGCATCACCAGATGATCTTGAACAAGATCGCCAAGGCGAAGACGGCCGAGAATGCGCGCTTCGCGGGCATCATCTTCCACCAGGGGGAGTCCGACAGCGGCCAGAGCTCATGGCCCGGCAAGGTCGTTCAGCTCTATAACGAGGTGAAAGAGGCCTGGGGTGTCGACTACGACGTTCCCTTCATCCTTGGAGAGCTCCCCGCGGGCGGGTGCTGCAGCGGCCACAACAACCTCGTGCACCAAGCGGCCGATATGTTGCCTGACGGATACTGGGTCTCTCAGGATGGGACCAAGGTCATGGATGAGTACCACTTCGATCATGCGTCCGTTGTTCTCATGGGCACGCGTTATGGTGAGAAGATGATCGACGCTTTGGGGTGGTGA
- a CDS encoding DUF1304 domain-containing protein, with translation MLIASQIVVALIGALHIYILVLEMFLWRSERAYKAFGTTPEVAAITAPLAANQGLYNGFLAAGLLWGVIHPNRAFAWQIQAFFLLCVAVAGVYGAATAKRSILFVQTVPSAIGLALVLLANRAGG, from the coding sequence ATGCTGATCGCTTCTCAGATCGTCGTCGCGTTGATCGGAGCCCTTCACATCTACATCCTCGTCCTGGAGATGTTCTTGTGGCGCTCCGAACGAGCGTACAAGGCGTTCGGTACGACCCCCGAGGTCGCCGCGATCACCGCGCCGCTGGCGGCCAACCAGGGGCTCTACAACGGATTCCTCGCCGCGGGCCTGCTCTGGGGCGTCATCCATCCGAACAGGGCCTTTGCATGGCAAATCCAGGCCTTCTTCCTCCTCTGCGTGGCCGTCGCCGGTGTCTACGGCGCCGCGACGGCAAAGCGATCCATCCTGTTCGTGCAGACCGTCCCGTCGGCCATCGGCCTCGCCTTGGTCCTGCTCGCCAATCGGGCGGGTGGCTGA
- a CDS encoding TonB-dependent receptor domain-containing protein gives MVSTTWPPRCSTQRPALLLAEPPLRGAAMRFLRRSTAAAALLAITLAPCVAAAAPDTPLPHAKPPAEPSGDAPPAPAAPPSDTPPAAPPPDAAPAALVPPTPLTPLGADYPAGAHGDATVRLVLTVNADGTVRSAVAEDGAEPFASAAVAAATSFRFAPATRNGAPTAARIRVEVRFTEAASPAPPDASAAAPPGASTPAPERPATEAGPAPSAPRAIEVTVRGEQPAPGVSSLSRGEVRIVPGAFGDPFRALEVLPGVTPIVSGLPFFYVRGSPPGNVGYFLDGIRVPYLYHLGLGPSVVHPGIVDRVDLYPGGYPARHGRYAGGIVAGETTPPLPYWHGEGMLRLVDVGGLVEGPFAGGRGVALVGGRYSYTALLLSLAAPEVALDYWDYQARLSYEVVPEGRVSLFAFGAHDFLASDEDGERTTLFDTTFHRLDLRYDQAYGQGSALRGALTLGHDETGIGDDQKALTRSLGARLSLAHRLRDETTIRAGIDAVIDDNEIDLGTDAGAPPGGVAPDDDDDVPVDDLLLSRVDLTVGGYIESDIAITPRLRITPGLRLDLYHSDGTVALAVDPRLSARLSLGRGVTFVQAHGIASQLPSFVVPIPGFRPRLEDGLQRSFQSSAGLELALPEDITATVSVFHNAFFDMTDALGSLGLDSVEDAFTLRALGAATGVELSAHRRLTRRVGGFASYTLSRSTRSIGRSRQLSSFDRTHVANVALTYDLGRGYRAGGRFVFYSGLPQRIGGATLPPIGGVPGGSGSLAGGAPRWERLPPFFRLDVRLEKRWSIGKSGWLAVVLDVLNATLSKETLPGRCDAFSPCEPTTFGPVTVPNFGLEGGF, from the coding sequence ATGGTTTCGACCACTTGGCCGCCACGCTGCTCGACCCAGCGCCCCGCTCTGCTCCTCGCTGAGCCGCCTCTCCGCGGCGCGGCGATGCGCTTCCTCCGGCGATCGACGGCAGCCGCAGCGCTGCTCGCGATCACGCTCGCGCCGTGCGTCGCCGCCGCCGCGCCCGACACGCCGCTGCCCCATGCAAAGCCGCCCGCGGAGCCGTCCGGTGATGCGCCGCCGGCACCGGCGGCGCCGCCCTCCGATACGCCGCCGGCGGCGCCGCCCCCCGATGCGGCGCCAGCAGCGCTCGTCCCACCAACGCCGCTCACGCCGCTCGGCGCCGACTACCCTGCTGGGGCGCATGGTGACGCGACGGTCCGCCTCGTCCTCACGGTCAACGCCGACGGGACCGTCCGCTCCGCGGTCGCCGAGGATGGCGCGGAGCCGTTCGCATCGGCCGCCGTGGCCGCCGCAACGTCGTTCCGCTTTGCGCCGGCCACAAGGAACGGCGCGCCGACCGCCGCCAGGATCCGCGTCGAGGTCCGCTTCACCGAAGCCGCATCGCCCGCGCCGCCCGACGCCTCCGCAGCCGCGCCGCCCGGCGCCTCCACGCCCGCGCCGGAGCGCCCGGCCACGGAAGCCGGGCCGGCGCCGAGCGCGCCGCGCGCGATCGAGGTCACCGTGCGCGGCGAGCAGCCGGCGCCCGGCGTCTCCAGCTTGAGCCGCGGCGAGGTCAGGATCGTCCCCGGCGCGTTCGGCGACCCCTTCCGCGCCCTCGAGGTGCTCCCCGGGGTGACCCCCATCGTCTCGGGGCTGCCGTTCTTCTACGTTCGCGGCTCACCGCCGGGCAACGTCGGCTATTTCCTCGACGGCATCCGCGTCCCCTACCTCTATCACCTGGGACTCGGGCCCTCCGTGGTCCATCCCGGCATCGTCGATCGCGTCGACCTCTACCCGGGCGGCTACCCCGCGCGTCACGGTCGGTACGCCGGCGGCATCGTCGCGGGCGAGACGACGCCGCCGCTCCCGTACTGGCACGGTGAGGGCATGCTCCGGCTCGTCGACGTGGGCGGGCTCGTCGAGGGGCCCTTCGCCGGCGGCCGCGGGGTCGCGCTCGTGGGCGGCCGCTACTCGTACACGGCGTTGCTCCTCTCGCTCGCCGCCCCCGAGGTCGCGCTCGATTACTGGGATTACCAGGCTCGGCTGTCCTACGAGGTCGTCCCGGAAGGCCGGGTGAGCCTCTTCGCGTTCGGCGCCCACGACTTCCTCGCGAGCGACGAAGACGGCGAGAGGACGACCCTCTTCGACACGACGTTTCACCGGCTCGATCTCCGGTACGACCAGGCCTATGGCCAGGGCAGCGCGCTGCGCGGCGCGCTGACGCTCGGCCACGACGAGACGGGGATCGGGGACGACCAGAAAGCGTTGACTCGGAGCCTCGGCGCGCGCCTCTCGCTCGCTCACCGGCTGCGCGACGAGACCACGATCCGCGCCGGCATCGACGCCGTGATCGACGACAACGAGATCGATCTCGGGACCGACGCCGGCGCCCCTCCGGGCGGCGTCGCGCCGGACGATGACGACGACGTCCCCGTCGACGATCTCCTCTTGAGCCGCGTCGACCTCACGGTGGGCGGCTACATCGAGTCCGACATCGCGATCACCCCGCGCCTGCGCATCACCCCGGGGCTCCGGCTCGATCTCTACCACTCGGACGGCACGGTCGCGCTCGCCGTCGATCCGCGGCTCTCGGCGCGGCTCTCCCTCGGGCGCGGCGTGACGTTCGTGCAGGCGCACGGCATCGCCTCCCAGCTGCCGAGCTTCGTCGTCCCGATCCCCGGCTTCCGCCCGCGCCTCGAGGACGGCCTCCAGCGGAGCTTCCAGTCGAGCGCCGGCCTCGAGCTCGCGCTGCCGGAGGACATCACGGCCACGGTCTCGGTGTTCCACAACGCGTTCTTCGACATGACCGACGCGCTCGGCTCGCTCGGCCTCGATTCGGTCGAGGACGCCTTCACGCTCCGCGCGCTCGGCGCCGCGACCGGCGTGGAGCTGTCGGCCCACCGGCGGCTCACGCGGCGCGTCGGCGGGTTCGCGTCGTACACGCTGTCGCGCTCCACGAGGAGCATCGGCCGAAGCCGGCAACTGAGCTCGTTCGATCGGACCCACGTGGCGAACGTCGCGCTGACCTACGACCTCGGCCGCGGGTACAGGGCTGGCGGGCGGTTCGTGTTCTACTCCGGGCTCCCCCAGAGGATCGGCGGCGCGACGCTCCCGCCGATCGGCGGCGTCCCCGGAGGCTCCGGATCCCTCGCCGGCGGAGCGCCGCGGTGGGAGCGGCTGCCGCCGTTCTTCCGCCTCGATGTCCGCCTGGAGAAGCGCTGGTCGATCGGGAAGTCGGGCTGGCTGGCGGTCGTCCTCGACGTGCTCAACGCCACGCTGTCGAAGGAGACCCTGCCGGGGAGGTGCGATGCGTTCTCGCCGTGCGAGCCGACGACGTTCGGGCCTGTCACCGTCCCGAACTTCGGCCTGGAGGGCGGGTTCTGA